The following nucleotide sequence is from Thermoanaerobaculia bacterium.
CTACGGATCCTTCGGCCGCTACTACGAAGAGATCCCGATGGACCTCGTCATCCGGTCGTATTCGTACGAGCGCCAGCCGCACATCTACAACTACTCACCGACCGACTTCCATCCCGACCCGAACGCGGAGGCGGATCTCGGGAAACAGTCGAACATCGTCGGCGCGAACATCGAACCGGCCGATCCAAACCTCCACGGCCAGTACCTCCGCGAATTCGTGATCGGGGGCGAGCGCGAGGTGATGCCGGACTTCGCGATCGGCGTCAAGTACGTCTACCGCAACTACGGCGAGGTGATCGAGGATTTCCTCTCCGATCCCGCGGCCGGCGTCTACTCCATCGGAAATCCCGGCGAAGGAATCATGAAGAACGTCTACGACTACAACTACGACGCGACGCCGTACCCGGCGCAGAAGCCGCAGCGGATCTTCCGCGGCGTGGAGATCGACGCCACGAAGCGTTTCTCGAACCGCTGGTCCATGCTCGCGTCGTATCTCTGGTCGAAGCTCGACGGCAACTACGACGGCGAGTTCGCGCCGTTCACGAACGTCGGAGCGGATCCGAACATCTCGGCCGCGTACGACTACGCGGATTTCGCCACGAACCATTTCCTGGACGGCACGCTCGCGAGCTATTCCCCGATCACGAACGGCGGCCCGCTCTCCAACGACCGCCGGAGCCAGGCGAAGCTGTCCGGCACGTACACGGCGCCTTTCGGGTTGAACGTCGGGCTGTCGGCCTACTACCAGACGGGGGCGCCGCTCTCGCGGATGGGCTTCGTCGACGGCTACGGGCGGTACGAGCTCTTTCTGACCAAACGCGGTTCGGAAGGACGGAGCCCGAGCATCTACGAGGCGGATCTCCACCTGGGATATCCCCTCGTCCTGAAACCGGTGACGATCAATCTGATGGCCGACGTCTTCAACCTCCTGAATGCCCAGCGGCCGGTGCTCCTCGATCAGCGATGGGATTTCCAGGAGGCGGACAATTCGAGTCCGACGCCGACGAACCCGAATTACAAGAAGGCGGTGTTGCGCCAGCCGCCGCGCAGCGTGAGGTTCGGCGTCCGGGTGTCCTTCTAGCGAGGCGAGGCGCGGCGATCCATCGAGCCGGGCGGGCGCGGGCCGCCGCGTGACCCTCCGACGTACGTTTCAGTACGCCTGCGGGTCCCGCGGGGGCGGCCCGCATCCCGCCGGGCTCGCGTCTGGCCGCGCCATCCTCCGAAGGGTTGACCTCGAACCACCGCTGGCGAAGGTGATCTCGCCGGTCTGCGTCATTCCGAACGAATGTGAGGAATCCTCGTCGGTTCTGCGCTGGCGCGAGCTCAGCGGGCGCGGGCGGGGGACGGCGCATCCCAAGGGCTCGCCGGCGTGGGCGTCATCGCCACGGGCGGCCCTTCCTTCGGCGAAAGCGTCTCCCGAAGCTGCTTCAGGAGCTGCGCCATCGTCGGATCCTTCGGCTGCGGCCAGAGATAGCGGACGATCCGGAGCGCCGCGGCCCGGTTTCCGGAGTCGAGCTCGGTCTGGGCCTCTTCTTCCAGCCGAACCCGCGTCTCCTCCGGGAAGCCCTGCTCCAGCGCGTACGCGAGCCGTTCCTCGAGCGTGCGGCGCGCGAGTCCCGTGTCGTGGAGCGCCCGTGCGAGAAAGATCCGCTTGGCGAGGATGCAGGCGACCGCGTCGTCGCAAGGGGCGTTCGCGTCCGCCGCCTTCTCGACGGCGGCGAGCCGGGCCCATCCGTCCTCCGGAAGGGAGGACGGCGCGTATCCCGCCGTGTCGAGCCACCGCTGGTTGACCGCCAGCGCGCCGGCGAAGTCTCTTCGATCCATCGCCGCGAGCATCATGCCGTCGAGGACGTCGAGGCGCACCCCGACGGGCATGACGGTCGCCGGCAGGTCCGCGAGCGCCCGCCATTCGCGCGCCGACTCTTCCCGATCGAGGCGGTCGAGCGTCCGGATCGAGGCGAGCCGCAGGTCCCAGTTCGCCGGTTCCGCGCGGATCGCCTCGCGCACGATCTCCGCGGCGGCGGGCGCGGCGTCCTTGCCGCGCGTCCGGATGAGCCGCTCCGCGAGCGACCACGACACCGTTCGGCAGTAGTTCCCGGAGAGCGCCGCCGCGACCGGATCGGCCGGTTCGAAAGGGCACTTCGCGAGGAGGGCGGCGAGGGGAGCGGGCTTTCCGAGCAGCCGGTCGAGATACGCGACGAAGATCGTCTCGAACGCGGGATTGTCGTCCGCCGGATCGGAGACGAACGCCGCCGCGAGCCTCCGCGCTTCGGCGAGGTCGCCGCCGCTCAGATGCAGGTAGCCCGCCCATCCGGACCGGAAGGGCCCGGCCGCCGGTCCCTGGTCCTCGATCATCGTCCGGTAGAGGTCCGACACGAACTGGCGGACCTGCCGGTCCGATACGAAGTAGCGGGGCTTTTCTCCGGGGAGCGCGGCCGCGGCTTCGATTTCGTCCTTTCCGGGAGATCCGTACGTGGCTTCGCTTCCGTGCTCGAGGAGGAACGCGATTCCGAGGTCGTCGGAAGGACGGAGCGCGATCATCCGGACTCCCGCGCGGGCCCGTTCGTTCCCGCGCGGCAGCTCGGCGGCCGAGTTGCGGAGCTCGTATTCCGCGGCGCGGCGATCCTGCGGGGACATCTTTTCCGCGGCCGACCGTTCCTCGGCGAACCAGGCGGCGAGCAGGTCGGAGGAACCCTCGTCCTTCTTCGCGTTCACCGCCGCGACCCGGGCCCGGTATCCGAGCGAGAGACAGACCATGTCCTCCATCGTCCGCAGCTGGGCCGCGGATGGCTCGAGAGAGCCCGGGGTCGGGGCGAATTCCGGAGAGAGCAGACGCCCGCAGACCGCCTCGCGGAGCTTCGGGTCCGACTCGAGCGCCCGCCGGACGTCGGCGCCGAACGGATGCTTCGGATCGCGGGTGAGATACGCCTCCGGCGCCGCCCCGGGCGGAAACCAGATCTTCCGCGCTTCGTCGAAGACCCCGGAGGTCTGAGCGGGGGAGGGACGTGTCGCGGCGAGGACCGCCGCGGCGGCGAAGAGAAGCGAACGGCGCATTTCGCGCGAGTTTACCGGACCGCGGAGGCGGCCGATAACGGGAAATTGCCGGGATTCTCCGTGCTTCCCGAGCGACGGCGGCCGAAAAAGGCCCGCCCCCTCCCGGTTCTCGACAGGAGGGGGCGGAGAGGAAGGAGAGGAACCCGGAGCGCGCTGTTCTCAGCGCATGGAGAATAGATACCGCTCGAGCTCCGCGATGTCCTGATTCATTTTGATCAACGGACTATGATCCGCCGCAGGAGCAAGCCATGAAATTCGGAATCCTCGCGCCGGCGGCCGCCGCCGTGGCGCTCGCCATCACCGGCGCCGCGCGGCGAGCGATCACCGGAGTTCCCGTGAACCTTTCCGCGGCGCGCATCGCCGACCTGTCCCACTCCTTCGACGAGAAGACGATCTACTGGCCGAATGCTCCGTCCGGATTCGTTCTCCATCGGGAATCGTTCGGGAAGACCCCGGCGGGCTTCTTCTACGCGTCGAACGACTTCTGCGCGCCGGAGCACGGCGGGACGCATCTCGACGCGCCGATCCACTTCTCGGAAGGGAAGTGGTCGGTGGACCAGATATCCGTGCGGCAACTCGTCGGTCCCGGCGTCGTGATCGACGTCGCGCGGCAGGCGGCGGCGGACCGCGATTACCGGCTGACCCTCGACGACGTGCGCGCCTGGGAGAAGAAGCACGGGCCGGTGCCGGCGGCCGCGATCGTGATCCTGCGGACCGGTTGGGCCAGCCGCTGGCCGGACCGGAAGGCGTACCTCGGCGACGACACCCCCGGCCGGATCACGAACCTCCATTTCCCCTCCTACGGCCGCGAGGCGGCCGAATTCCTGGTGAGCGTGCGGAAGGTCGCGGCGATCGGCGTCGACACGGCGAGTCTCGACTACGGCCCGTCCGCGGATTTCATCGTGCATCGGACCGTTCTCGGCGCGAACGTGCCGGGCCTCGAGAACCTGACCGGACTCGAGGCCCTGCCCGAGACGGGCTTCTGGGTGATCGCTCTCCCGATGAAGATCGCCGGAGGGTCGGGCGCGCCGTTGCGGGCGATCGCGGTGTTGCCCCGATGAGCGGACGCCTGGCCCTGCTCGCGATCGCCGCGCTCGCGGCTGCGGCGCCGGCGCTCCCGCCGGGCTCGCGCCGGGAGGCGACCTCATGGGCGGAATCGCGGACGGAAAAGGACGGGCGCCGCATCACCCGCACCGTGAATCGGCGGTTCACGTTCGTCGGGGCATACCGGGATCGCACGACCGCGGTGCGGATGCTGCTGGCGGAAACGTTCGACCGTGAGCTGGACTCCGGCGCCGAAGGAGAGCGATCGACGGTGTCGGTCGAGGCGTACCCGGCGACGGGCCCGGGCGGAGCGCTCTGGTCCTTCCGCGCCGAAGGAGCGAGCGGCGACGCGCGGGAGGACAACCTCTATCGCGTCATCCGCCCCGGGTGCTGCGGCGCCCGGGACCTCGCGATCTACTTCAGCCTGCTCGACGGGCGCGAGCTCTTCGACGCCGACGCCCCGATCCTCTCGATCGAGGTGCCCAACTCGCCGCTCCGGCGCTTCGCGGCGTACCACGATCTGATGGCGGCGGCTCCCGTTCCGGAATCGAAGAACGAACCGCGGGTGATCGGGGCGCTGTCGTGGGGGAGCGACCGGGAGCCGGCGCGCCGCGTCCGCGTTCTCGCCGACACCGACCACCCGGGCGAGGAATTCGCCGCCAGGAAGCTGTCGATCGTCGCCGCCGGCAAGGAGATCGACGACGCGCGATACGAACTGTGGAGCGCGGACAAGAGCGCCGACCCGTCCCGGATCGGCGGCTTTTCGATCCGCGTCTCCGCGTTCACCGAACCGGATCTCCTTTTCGAGATTCCCGTCGAAGGGGATCGGCTGGTGATCGAGAAGGCGAAGCTCGGGAAGGGGATCCGCCTGGCGAGCTAACAGGTTGCGAGTCTCGGGTCCGAGAGAGAGCCCGACCTTCGACCCCTCGCTCTCCGGTTCGCCGACCTCATCGGTTCGACGTTCCCCACAGCTGTTTCAGACGCGCATCGCGCCCGCAGCCGCGGCGGTAAGTCTGATAGCGGATCGGGTCCTTCTTCCAGTAATCCTGGTGATACTCCTCGGCGCGGTAGAACGGGCCGGCCGGCGTGATCTTCGTCAGGATGGGTTCTTTGAACGTCTTCGTCCGTTCGATCTCCTGCTTCGACTCGAGAGCGTCACGCTTCTGCTCGTCCGAGTGATAGAAGATTTCCGAACGGTAGGGACCCCCCACCCCTCCCCAGTCGCAGAACTGCCGGTCCTCGGTCGTCGGATCGACGAGGCGCCAGAAGCGATCCACGAGCTGGCGGTAGGTGATCTTCGACGGATCGAAGAGCACTTCGATCGCTTCGGCATGGCCGGTCGTGTGCGTTCCGACCTGTTCGTACGTCGGATTCGCGACGTGCCCTCCGGTGTACCCGGCCGTGACCGAGAAGACGCCCGGAATCTCTTCGAAATCGTGCTGGGTGCACCAGAAGCAGCCGCCGGCGAACGTCGCCTTGTCGAGCCGAGGCTTCGCGGCGGGAGCCGCACCGAGGACGATCCCGGGCAGGAGCAGGGAGACGGCGAGAACGAGGAATCGGCCTTTCAAGCGTCCTTCCTTTCGCGGATCGATCCGCCCGACGATTGTGCCACGCGGCTGCGCCTCGGCAACCCGCTTTCATACGGTCCGAGAATCGGGGCGGGAGGGGCGATGGAACGCCGCGTGCTCGGATCCCCGCGGTCGCTCCGAAGGGGCGTGGCGGCGCCCGCGCGGTACGACGCGGCCGGTCCCGCGTCAATCGCCGAGCGGGAGGCTCATTCCGCCGCGGCGAGCACTTCCTCGGCGTGGTTCTCGGGCTTGACCCTCGGCCAGACCGCCGCGATCTTTCCCTTCGAGTCGATCAGGTACGTGACGCGGTTCGTTCCCATGAATTTCCGGCCGTAGAGGCTCTTCTCTCCCCAGACGCCGTAAGCCTGCACGATCTTCTTCTCCGGATCGGCGAGCAGGCGAAACGGGAGCGAGAACTTTTCGGCGAACTTCCTGTGCGATTTCTCGTCCTGCGCCGAAACGCCCAGGACTTCGATCTTGCGGCGCCGGAACGCGCTCCACCCGTCGCGGAACGAGCACGCCTCTTTCGTGCACCCCGGCGTGTCGTCCTTCGGGTAGAAGTAGAGGACGACCTTCTTTCCGCGAAAATCGGAGAGCTTCACGGGCTCGCCCTCCTGGTCCACGGTCTTGAAATCCGGAGCCTTGTCGCCGACCTCGAGAAGCGCCATGCGGGACCTCCGCCGCGATCTTAACCGCAACTTCAGAGCGATCGGGTTAGCATCGCACGGATGAAGAGGCGGATGGTTCTCGTCCTTCTCGGAGCCGCCGCGACCGCCTCGGGGGCGCCGGTCACGCGGGACCAGCTGGTTTCGATGGCGCGCGACAAAGTGGATCCCGGCGTCATGCGCGCCATCGTCGAGCGGGACTGCGTCGATTTCGACGTCGCCGCGGACAACGCCGCGGAATTGTCGCGCGTCGTTCCCGCCGCGGTCCTCGAAGCCGCGATCGCTTGCCGGCGTTCCGAGACCGCGCGCCCCGCCCTCTCTCCGCGCGCGGAGATTCCGGCGACGTCCGGGGCGCCCGCCGACGCTCCGCCCGCCACGGCTCCGCCCGCCACGGCTCCGCCGTCCCTGGCGTCTTCGGCGGCAGCGCCCTCGGGGGCGCCCGCCGACGCCCGGATCCGGCTGCGGGCCGTATTCATCGGGGAATCCGGCGCGTTGCGCTGCTCGGCGTCGATCGACGGCGTCGAAGCCGCGACCTTCGTCAAGCAGGAGGAAGGAAAGTTCGGCGAGGCAGTCGAGCGGACGAAGATCGGCCGCGAAAGCGGGTACCTGCCGGTCGCGCCGGGGCGCCATCGCGTGATCTTCCGGTGCGATCCGAAGGCTCAGGCCGTCACGGTCGACGTCGACGTACCGGCCGGCGGGAGCCGCACGATCGAGATCGGCGAGACGACGTTGCGGCACTGGAAGCTCCGCCGCATCCGCACGCCGTAGCCCTTTCGAGCGGGAGATTCCCGGTATATTGATCGGCATGGATCGCACGAAATTTCTCCCGGCTCTCCGGCGGCTCTTCGTCTTTTCCGTCGTCGTGTGGCTCTTCTTCGCGGGCGCGGCCGGCGCGAAACCTCCGTCGAACGCCGGAGGGGCGGATCTCGACCGGATCGTCCGGCTGTGGGCCGCCGCGACCGGGGGTCTCGAGCGTCTCCGCGCCCTCCGCAGCGTTCGAATGACCGGTCGGATCACGGTCGGCAGCGATCCGCCGCATCCGATCACGGTCGAAATCGCGCGTCCGGGAAAGATCCGGACCGAAGTCCGGTTTCCGGAGGGCGCCTGGGTTCAGGTGTTCGACGGGAGCCGGGGATGGACGATCTCTCCGTCCCCGACTCACCGGGAGGCGCTGCCGATGACGCCCGAGCAGGCCGCCAGCGCTCCGGAGCAGGCCGACATCGACGGCCCGCTCGTGGATTCGGCCCGGAAGGGGATCCGGCTCGCGCTCGAAGGGAAGACGACGGTCGGCGGCAAGGAAGCGTGGCGGATCCGGGTCACGCGTCCGGACGGCGTCGTGCGCTATCTCGACATCGACGGCACGACCTCGCTCAAAGTGCGCTGGCTCGGGGAACTCGGGGAGGGCTCGAACCGGCAGATGAACGCCTCCGTCTTCCTGGATTACCGGTCCGTCGGCGGACTTTCCTTCCCGTTCCGGATCGTCTCGGGAATCGCCGGAGGCGCCGTGAACCAGGAGATCGATTTCGACAGGATCGAGGTGAACCCGACGATTCCGGAATCCGATTTTTCCCGGCCCCGGTGACGCCCGGTCACCGCTTGCGGGCGACGAGGCGGAAGAGGACGAGGAGCTCTTCGTCGTCGGCGACCACCGCCCGGGCGATCTCGTCGCTGCGGTCGGTCGCCGCGCGGTCCAGCACGTATTCCTGCAGGAGACGCCGGCTCCCGGGGAGCGCGTCGGCGGCGACAACTTCGACGAGGCCGGTCCGCTCCCACTCGTTCTTCCACCATTCGACCGAATGGACGAACGACCAGTGCTCTCCGAACGTCTCGCGCAGGAACCCGGGCGCGGCGTCCGGCGATTCGATCTCGCGCGTGAACCCGATGTCCGCGATCGCGAGGTGGCCGCCGGGACGGACGAATCCGGCGAGGTAGGGCAGGAACCGGTCGTCGGTGCCGTAATAGAGATACGAGTCGATCGCGATCGCGGCGTCGAAGTATTGCTCGGCGAAGGGAAGGTCTCGCGCGTCGGCGCGGAGGGGGAAGACGAGCGCTTCGCAGGCCGCCCCGCGGATCGCCTCGAGATTTTCGGACGGCGAAACGTCCCGGTCGACCGCCCAGACCGAGACGCCGAGTTCCCGGGCGAACCAGATCGAGCTCACCGCCCGTCCGCAGCCGAGATCGAGGATCCGCATTCCCGGCGAGAGCGGCATGGCGTCGGCGAGGCTCGCCGCCTGGACGATCGGATTCTGGCCGTCGGAGAGGCGCCGGATGCGCTCGTCGCTCAGGCCGGCCGACGCCGGAGAATCGCTCAACGTCCGGCGGCCCTTCGCGCGCGCGCGGGCGCCTCCCGCGCGATCCGGAGGTAGAGCTTCTCGTAGTTGGCCGCCATCCGCCGGTAGCCGAAGCGTTCCCGGGCGCGGTCGCGGCATCGGCGCCGGTCGAACGCCTCCGTTCGGCCGGCCGCGGCGACGAGATCGTCGATCGTCGCTCCGAGCCAGCCGGTCACGCCCTCCTCGACGAGCTCCGGGAGAGCTCCGCGCGGCGTCGCGATCACGGGCGTGCCCGCGGCCATCGCTTCGGCGGCGACGAGCCCGAAGGGCTCCTCCCATTCGATCGGAAACAGGAACGCCCGCGCCCGGCTCATGAGATCGAGCACTTCGCGGTTCGGGAGCCGCGGATGGTGAACGACACGCGACCCGTCGACGTGAGGCGCGATCTCGGACTCGTAGTAGCGGCGGCTCTCCGGGAGATACGGGGAAACGTCGCCGACGATGACGAGCGGGAGCCCCGAGCGCCGGGCGATCTCGATCGCCGCCGCGGCCCCCTTCGACGGAACGAGTCTGCCGACCGTCAGCAGGAAGCCGCCGGGCGAGCGGCCGAACGGCACCCGGTCCACGTCGATTCCGTTGGCGACGACCGGCAGGCCCGGGTCGAGGGCGTCCGCCTGCGCCCGGGAAACGCAGGCGAACCGCAGCCGCGGGAACCGCTCGCGGTAATACTCGTAAACGGACTTTTCCATGTAGTCGAAGGTGAGAAGCGTGGGGCACGGGGCGGTGGCCGAGAAGTACGGCGCGGGCGTCGGCCAGTGGGCGTGGATGACGTCGAAATCCCCGGAGTTCCCGTACGCCTCGAAGACGTTTCGTACGTCGAGCTCGCGTTCGAGATAGAGGTTCGACGACGGGTCGTCCTGCGCCGCCCGCGGCAGTACCGAGCGCAGCTCCGCGTCGGTCCGGGAATCTCCCGAGGCGAAGAGGGTCACGCGGTGGCCTCGCTCGCGCAATCCGCGCGTCAGATTCGCGATGACGAGCTCGGTGCCTCCGGTCGATCGGGGCGGAACCCGGAACGCGACTCCGGCGATCTGCGCGATCCGGAGGGGCTCGCTTCGCTCGAACGGGATCCAGGACGCGTCCATCGGAAGGCAAATTTGCAAGAAACGTTCCCCCGACGGAGGATTCGGGCGGGGAGGCCGGATGGCACGCACGGCGCTCGTGACGGGCGGAAACCGCGGGATCGGATTCGAGGTCTGCCGGGAGCTCGCGCGAGCCGGCCTGACGGTCGTCCTCGCCGCGCGCGATCGCGAGGCCGGAGAGGCGGCGGCCGCGAAGATCCGGAAAGAGGGGACGGACGTGCGTTTCGAGATGATGGACGTCTCGAGGGACGCCTCCGTCGAGTCCGGCGCCCGCCGGCTCTCGGCGGCCGGCCTCGCCGTCGACGTTCTCGTCAACAATGCCGCCATCTATCCCGGCGACCGGCTGCTCGACGCCCGCCGCGACGCGGTGCGCGAGACGATGGAGATCAACTTCTTCGGCGCGGTGCGGACGTGCCGTGCATTCGTGCCGGGAATGATCGCGCGGCGATACGGAAGAGTGGTGAACGTTTCCTCGGGCTCGGGCTCGTTCGCGGAAGGTCTCCCCGGGCCGCCCGCCTACGCCCTTTCGAAGGCCGCGCTGAACGCGCTGACCGTGAAGCTCGCGGCGGAGGTTTCGGGAGACGTCAAGGTGAACGCGGTGTGTCCGGGGTGGGTCCGAACGCGCATGGGAGGACGGAACGCGTCCCGCTCGGTCGAGGAAGGCGCCGAGACGATCGTCTGGCTCGCGACGCTGCCGGCGCGGGGCCCGAACGGAGGGTTCTTCCGCGACCGGAAGCCGATCCGCTGGTGAGGTCGCGCCGCCGGGCTCGCTCGAGCGCGCCGGGTCCTGTCACGATTTTGCCGAGAACCGGGACCGCCCTTCCTTCGTAGCTCTCCGCCAGGAGGTGCTCATGGACCGAATCTGGACGCGGCTGCTGCTCTGTTTTGCGATCGGCGGCGCGCCCCTACGCGGCTTCGGCGCCGAACCGCCGCGATCGTGCGCGGGGCCGCAGTTCCGCGGCGGCGGCGCGCACGAAGCGGTCTACTGCGGCGATCCGGTGCGGAGGGTGGCGGGCGCGCTCTGGCGATTCCGGTCGGGCGGGGCGATCGAATCGAGCCCCGCGGCCGCTGGCGATTTCGTGTATTTCGGGAGCGAGGACGGCTTTCTCCACGCGGTGGCTCTCTCGACCGGGCGCGAGATCTGGCGGTTCGACGCGGGCGGGGCCGTGGACGGATCTCCCGCGGTCGACGCGGGCTCCGTGTACGCGACGAGCCGCAACCGCCGGGTCTTCGCGCTCGACCGCGCGACGGGCCGGCAGAAGTGGAGCGTCTCGTTCGGCGACGATCTTCCCTTCGCGTGGGGATACGACGTGTTCCTGTCGTCCCCCGTGGTCGACGGGCCCTCGCTCTACGTCGGAGCCGGCGACGGAGGCGTGTACCGTCTGTCCGCGGCCGACGGCGAGGTGATCTGGAAATTCCTCACGGGAGGCCGCGTGCGGTCGTCTCCCGCGCTCGCCGGCGGCGTCGTGTACGCCGGCAGCTTCGACGGCGTCTTCTACGCGATCGACGCGCGTTCGGGGAAGCTCCGATGGAAATACGCGACCGAAGGCGCCGCGATCGACTGCGCGAAGTGGGGCTTCGACCGGCGGTCGATCAATTCGTCGGCCGCGGTTGCCGACGGCGTCGTCACGTTCGGCTCCCGCGACGCCCACCAGTATGCGCTCGACGCCGCGACGGGAAGATTCCTCTGGAAGATCGCGCACCCCGTCGCGCTCTCGGCGGACCACGCGGAGCTCGCCTGGTGCGAGGGCTCTCCGGCGATCGCGGACGGCGTCTCGTACGTCGGGAGCTCGGACGGCCACTTCGTCGACGCGGTCGAGCTCCGGACCGGACGGGAGCTCTGGAGGCGATCGACCCCCGGGCGGGTGATCGGCTCGCCGGCGATTTCGGGCGATCTCCTGGTTTGCGGGGGAGAAGACGCGACGGTGTTCGCCCTCGACCGGAAGGAGGGGAACCCCGTCTGGAGCTTCCGGACGGGAGGGCGCGTCTACTCTTCGCCCGCGGTCGCCCGCTCGACGGTCCTCGTCGGATGCGCGGACGGCTCGATGTACGCGCTCTCGGACGCGCGGCCGGGCGCGGGGTTCGTTCCGCGGCGGGCGGTCTACTGGGACGAGAAGCTCTCGGGATGGTTCTCGGGGGCCGCCGCGATCCGCGACTACCTGGCGAGCGAGGGATACGAGCTCCTCGACGCCGCGGCGCTGCCCCGCTTCCTCGAAAACCGCATCGAGGACGGCGTTCCGTCGGTCGTCGTCTTCGCGTCGGACGAGCCGCCCTCGTCGCTGACCGAAACGGCGGGCGACACGCCGCCGCTGGTCCGCCGCTATCTCGAAGCGGGCGGACGCGCGGTCTGGGTCGGGTTCCCTCCGTTCGCGCTGAAGTTCGACGAGTCGACCGGCAAGCGCACGGGTCTCGACGCCGCCCGGGGACTCCGGATCCTCGGCGTCGGACGGAGCGCGTTTTCCTCGGAGGACGCCGAAGACCGGGGAGCCACCCCGACGGCCGAAGGGCTCTCCCGGGGCCTGCCGAGGAGCTGGATGGGCTCCTTCCCGGTGTCTCCGGCCGACGTGGGCACGGTCCTCGCGCGCGACCGGGACGGGCTCGCCAACGCCTGGGCGAAGCCCTTCGGCAGGGGGGAATTCGTCCGCGTCTGGGGCCTGCGCTCGCCGATGACCGATCTCGAAGCGCTGAGGCGGATCGCCGAGCACGGATTCGAACGGGAGGGCGCCCGATGAAGCGGCCGTGGGGCGGGCGCCCGAGGATTCGAAAAGCGGAGACGGGATCTCTGCCCCGGATTCATTCCGGGCACCGGGCGACCGCCGGTTCGCTCGGGACTCGGTCCCGCGCACTCACCGCCGGGAGCGTTCCGGACTAGGATTTTCCGGATGCCCGTCTTCCGGCTCGACGACCGTCTCGTTTTCCCGCCGCCGTCGCTCGCCGAGGACGGGCTCCTCGCCGTCGGCGGCGATCTCCGCCCGGATCGGCTCCTCCTCGCGTATTCCTCGGGGATCTTTCCCTGGTACGACGAGGGGCAGCCGATCCTCTGGCATTCGCCCGACCCCCGAATGGTGCTCGAGGCGGAGGAGCTCCACGTGCCGAGGAGCCTCGAGAAGCGAATGCGGAGGGCACCGTTCCGGCTGACGATGGACACGGCCTTCCGGGAGGTGATGGACGGGTGCGCGTCGGCGCCCCGGCCGGAGGGGCCGGGAACCTGGATCACGCCGGAGATGCTCGAGGCCTACGTCGAGCTCCACCGCCGGGGTTTCGCGCATTCGGTCGAGGCGTGGAGCGGCGAGACGCTCGCCGGCGGGCTCTACGGCGTCTCGCTCGGCGCCGCGTACTTCGGCGAATCGATGTTCGCCCGCCTTCCGGACGCTTCGAAGATCGCCTTCGTCGCCCTCGTGCGCCAGCTCGCCCGCTGGGAGATCACGCTCATCGACTGCCAGGTGTACACGGAGCACCTCGACCGGTTCGGCGCGGCGGAATGGCCGCGGGAACGGTACCTGAACGCGCTCGCGGCCGCGCTCGCGAAGCCGACCCGTCGGGGGAAGTGGGAGTTCGAGGAGCGGGAAGAGAGGGAGCGGCGCGTCAGGCCGGCGCCGCCGAGAACGTCAGGGCGTCTCCCGCGACACCGATCGTGACCGTGCCGCCCTTTTCGAGCTTGCCGAACAGGATCTCGTCGGTCAGCGGGTCCCGGACCTCCGCCTGCAGCACCCGCGAGAGGGGGCGCGCGCCGAACGCCGGGTCGTAGCCCTT
It contains:
- a CDS encoding cyclase family protein, producing MKFGILAPAAAAVALAITGAARRAITGVPVNLSAARIADLSHSFDEKTIYWPNAPSGFVLHRESFGKTPAGFFYASNDFCAPEHGGTHLDAPIHFSEGKWSVDQISVRQLVGPGVVIDVARQAAADRDYRLTLDDVRAWEKKHGPVPAAAIVILRTGWASRWPDRKAYLGDDTPGRITNLHFPSYGREAAEFLVSVRKVAAIGVDTASLDYGPSADFIVHRTVLGANVPGLENLTGLEALPETGFWVIALPMKIAGGSGAPLRAIAVLPR
- the msrA gene encoding peptide-methionine (S)-S-oxide reductase MsrA — its product is MKGRFLVLAVSLLLPGIVLGAAPAAKPRLDKATFAGGCFWCTQHDFEEIPGVFSVTAGYTGGHVANPTYEQVGTHTTGHAEAIEVLFDPSKITYRQLVDRFWRLVDPTTEDRQFCDWGGVGGPYRSEIFYHSDEQKRDALESKQEIERTKTFKEPILTKITPAGPFYRAEEYHQDYWKKDPIRYQTYRRGCGRDARLKQLWGTSNR
- the bcp gene encoding thioredoxin-dependent thiol peroxidase; this translates as MALLEVGDKAPDFKTVDQEGEPVKLSDFRGKKVVLYFYPKDDTPGCTKEACSFRDGWSAFRRRKIEVLGVSAQDEKSHRKFAEKFSLPFRLLADPEKKIVQAYGVWGEKSLYGRKFMGTNRVTYLIDSKGKIAAVWPRVKPENHAEEVLAAAE
- a CDS encoding class I SAM-dependent methyltransferase produces the protein MSDSPASAGLSDERIRRLSDGQNPIVQAASLADAMPLSPGMRILDLGCGRAVSSIWFARELGVSVWAVDRDVSPSENLEAIRGAACEALVFPLRADARDLPFAEQYFDAAIAIDSYLYYGTDDRFLPYLAGFVRPGGHLAIADIGFTREIESPDAAPGFLRETFGEHWSFVHSVEWWKNEWERTGLVEVVAADALPGSRRLLQEYVLDRAATDRSDEIARAVVADDEELLVLFRLVARKR
- a CDS encoding glycosyltransferase; amino-acid sequence: MDASWIPFERSEPLRIAQIAGVAFRVPPRSTGGTELVIANLTRGLRERGHRVTLFASGDSRTDAELRSVLPRAAQDDPSSNLYLERELDVRNVFEAYGNSGDFDVIHAHWPTPAPYFSATAPCPTLLTFDYMEKSVYEYYRERFPRLRFACVSRAQADALDPGLPVVANGIDVDRVPFGRSPGGFLLTVGRLVPSKGAAAAIEIARRSGLPLVIVGDVSPYLPESRRYYESEIAPHVDGSRVVHHPRLPNREVLDLMSRARAFLFPIEWEEPFGLVAAEAMAAGTPVIATPRGALPELVEEGVTGWLGATIDDLVAAAGRTEAFDRRRCRDRARERFGYRRMAANYEKLYLRIAREAPARARRAAGR
- a CDS encoding SDR family oxidoreductase → MARTALVTGGNRGIGFEVCRELARAGLTVVLAARDREAGEAAAAKIRKEGTDVRFEMMDVSRDASVESGARRLSAAGLAVDVLVNNAAIYPGDRLLDARRDAVRETMEINFFGAVRTCRAFVPGMIARRYGRVVNVSSGSGSFAEGLPGPPAYALSKAALNALTVKLAAEVSGDVKVNAVCPGWVRTRMGGRNASRSVEEGAETIVWLATLPARGPNGGFFRDRKPIRW
- a CDS encoding PQQ-binding-like beta-propeller repeat protein, with protein sequence MDRIWTRLLLCFAIGGAPLRGFGAEPPRSCAGPQFRGGGAHEAVYCGDPVRRVAGALWRFRSGGAIESSPAAAGDFVYFGSEDGFLHAVALSTGREIWRFDAGGAVDGSPAVDAGSVYATSRNRRVFALDRATGRQKWSVSFGDDLPFAWGYDVFLSSPVVDGPSLYVGAGDGGVYRLSAADGEVIWKFLTGGRVRSSPALAGGVVYAGSFDGVFYAIDARSGKLRWKYATEGAAIDCAKWGFDRRSINSSAAVADGVVTFGSRDAHQYALDAATGRFLWKIAHPVALSADHAELAWCEGSPAIADGVSYVGSSDGHFVDAVELRTGRELWRRSTPGRVIGSPAISGDLLVCGGEDATVFALDRKEGNPVWSFRTGGRVYSSPAVARSTVLVGCADGSMYALSDARPGAGFVPRRAVYWDEKLSGWFSGAAAIRDYLASEGYELLDAAALPRFLENRIEDGVPSVVVFASDEPPSSLTETAGDTPPLVRRYLEAGGRAVWVGFPPFALKFDESTGKRTGLDAARGLRILGVGRSAFSSEDAEDRGATPTAEGLSRGLPRSWMGSFPVSPADVGTVLARDRDGLANAWAKPFGRGEFVRVWGLRSPMTDLEALRRIAEHGFEREGAR